The following are from one region of the Fusarium verticillioides 7600 chromosome 1, whole genome shotgun sequence genome:
- a CDS encoding ribonuclease P/MRP protein subunit RPP1 has protein sequence MIYDLNIAWSPTTKDEQLLQSLTRASTLGYSTVALNHTLTLPLPANNTAPFPTIEPKPGSKLPNILHRATLPLSDPSANNYRIPSLISTYDIIAARPLTDKAFQNACLTLDVPIISLDLTQDLQFHLKPKPCMAAINRGIRFEVCYGQVINGDDRGRPRFISNLQSLIRATRGRGIMISSEAKNALSLRAPADVINMLNFMGGLSNEKGFEGFGEVPRSVVVNEGIKRNGFKGVINIVEVAEKEKGSEKDEAGKKPKNKGQNQNQKRKTGDEDTQQISKRQAKKMKLASRNAASEKE, from the coding sequence ATGATTTACGATCTGAATATCGCCTGGTCACCAACGACCAAAGATGAACAGCTTCTCCAATCACTCACTCGCGCATCGACGCTTGGATACTCAACCGTCGCGCTGAACCACACGCTCACGCTGCCGCTTCccgccaacaacaccgcGCCTTTCCCAACGATAGAACCCAAGCCAGGCTCCAAGCTTCCAAACATCCTCCACCGCGCGactcttcctctctcagATCCTTCAGCGAATAACTACCGAATCCCATCGCTCATCTCGACATACGACATCATCGCGGCCCGTCCACTGACGGACAAGGCCTTTCAGAATGCTTGTTTAACGCTCGACGTCCCCATCATATCACTCGACTTGACGCAGGATTTACAATTCCATCTTAAGCCGAAGCCATGCATGGCTGCTATCAACCGTGGCATCCGCTTTGAGGTCTGCTACGGCCAAGTGATTAATGGCGATGATCGAGGGCGCCCAAGGTTTATCTCAAACTTGCAAAGTCTCATCCGGGCGACGCGCGGCAGGGGCATTATGATTAGCAGCGAAGCCAAGAATGCGCTATCCCTACGAGCGCCTGCCGATGTGATAAACATGCTCAATTTTATGGGGGGGTTGAGCAACGAGAAAGGCTTTGAAGGGTTTGGCGAAGTGCCTCGATCTGTTGTGGTAAATGAGGGTATCAAGAGGAATGGATTCAAGGGCGTTATCAACATCGTTGAAGTGgccgagaaagaaaagggcTCAGAAAAAGACGAGGCCGGCAAGAAAccaaagaacaagggtcAAAATCAGAATCAAAAGCGCAAGACTGGCGATGAAGATACACAGCAGATCAGTAAACGGcaggcaaagaagatgaagctagCCTCGAGGAATGCAGCGAGCGAGAAGGAATAA
- a CDS encoding choline-sulfatase (At least one base has a quality score < 10): protein MAPDLNSLPPSNGESMAAPQLTSESETPNILFIMADQLAAPQLKMYNPNSQIKTPNLDRLASTAVQFDSAYCPSPLCAPSRMSLISGQLPMKIGAYDNAAQIGSDVPTYAHYLRSKGYHTALAGKMHFIGDQLHGYEQRLTSDIFTGDFGWAVNWDEPDTRLEWYHNASSILQAGPCGRSNQLDYDEEVMFKSTQYLWDHVREGPKKRPFALTVSLTHPHDPYTITKKYWNLYEDVDIALPEVKMNKEDLDAHSQRLLKVCDLWDQNFSEEQIKRAKRAYYGSVSYVDDCIGRLLETLEDAGLAENTIVIFSGDHGDMLGERGLWYKMSYFESSVRVPMLINYPKRFTPHRVTQNVSTLDLLPTICDLVGTKPSPYLPMDGISMLPHLEGREGHDTVIAEYTGEGTVRPMMMIRRGDWKYITCPADEPQLYNLARDPKELDNLARFRKIAAQTPEQEEAREVFHKFEAEAHARWDFDEITEKVLLSQRTRRVVWDALKEGEFTSWDFNPDDDGRKKYIRSTIPLDDLERRARYPFVDANGYESKAVSHVRNS, encoded by the exons ATGGCTCCTGATCTGAACTCCCTCCCCCCCTCTAACGGGGAGAGCAtggctgctcctcaactCACTTCAGAGTCTGAGACACCCAACATCCTCTTTATCATGGCCGATCAACtggctgctcctcaactCAAGATGTACAACCCCAACTCTCAGATCAAGACACCAAACCTCGACCGTCTTGCTTCAACTGCTGTTCAGTTCGACTCTGCTTACTGCCCCTCACCACTCTGCGCCCCATCGCGCATGAGTTTGATCAGCGGTCAACTGCCTATGAAGATTGGGGCTTACGACAATGCTGCCCAGATTGGTTCTGATGTGCCAACTTATGCCCACTACCTCCGTTCCAAAGGTTACCATACTGCTCTTGCTGGCAAGATGCACTTCATTGGTGACCAACTTCACGGTTACGAGCAGCGACTTACCAGTGATATCTTCACGGGTGACTTTGGTTGGGCTGTGAACTGGGATGAGCCTGACACCCGCCTTGAGTGGTACCACAACGCCAGCTCCATTCTCCAAGCCGGTCCCTGTGGCCGAAGCAACCAGCTCGACTACGATGAGGAGGTCATGTTCAAGAGCACTCAGTACCTTTGGGATCACGTTCGAGAGGGACCCAAGAAGCGACCTTTCGCATTGACTGTTTCGCTTACTCACCCTCACGACCCTtacaccatcaccaagaagtaCTGGAACCTGTAtgaagatgtcgatatcGCTCTCCCTGaggtcaagatgaacaaggaAGACCTTGATGCCCACAGTCAACGCCTTCTCAAGGTCTGCGACCTTTGGGACCAAAACTTTTCAGAGGAGCAGATCAAGCGCGCCAAGCGAGCTTACTACGGCTCAGTGAGCTATGTGGACGACTGTATCGGTCGCCTTCTTGAGACACTCGAGGATGCGGGTCTGGCCGAGAATACCATTGTCATCTTTAGCGGCGACCACGGCGACATGCTGGGTGAGCGTGGACTCTGGTATAAGATGAGCTACTTCGAGTCATCTGTTCGAGTTCCCATGCTGATCAACTACCCTAAGCGATTCACTCCCCACCGCGTCACCCAAAACGTTTCAACTCTCGATCTTCTACCAACTATCTGCGACTTGGTTGGAACTAAGCCATCGCCTTACTTGCCAATGGATGGAATCAGCATGCTACCGCATCTCGAAGGCCGCGAAGGTCACGACACTGTTATCGCAGAGTACACTGGCGAGGGTACTGTTCGTCctatgatgatgattcgaCGAGGTGATTGGAAGTACATCACCTGCCCAGCCGATGAGCCTCAACTTTACAACCTTGCACGCGACCCCAAGGAATTGGACAACCTCGCCCGTTTCAGAAAGATTGCAGCACAGACACCCGAGCAGGAGGAAGCCAGGGAAGTCTTCCACAAGTTCGAGGCCGAGGCCCATGCTCGCTGGGACTTTGACGAAAtcaccgagaaggtccttCTTTCTCAGCGCACACGGCGAGTTGTGTGGGACGCCCTCAAGGAGGGCGAGTTCACTAGCTGGGACTTCAAccccgatgatgatggcaggAAGAA GTACATCCGCTCCACCATCcctcttgatgatctggaaCGCCGAGCTCGTTATCCATTTGTTGATGCCAATGGATACGAGAGCAAGGCCGTATCCCATGTTCGCAACAGCTAA
- a CDS encoding IQ domain-containing protein containing GTPase activating protein, translating to MSSRTHYFQTQHQSPSQSQSQSQPQSHQHLRPLRQSLTIDFASNSNISPSILNRFPSTTSSSASSGYSHASDHSLNSQYTSASSSAGYGTTVHGHKRAQSDVRARAKTFEAGENMTSKKAPENIYSSARHSLRPLPQAPASTPPSTPPHAVPRHDRGKSVDIGKLSMAHIDGHSSPTKTSTSPIKTSPVKTSSPSRPLPMRPNSMLLTRSDSFLPPEATQAPSSPHHLHSTHIARDELEGLGKSSTSQLRTLSRLVSSDSPEDFTITSPAQEVVGLRGRRRLQRADRSNGGQSQKSTGYSWEGRNWMDKQRQFLQAYEYLCHIGEAKEWIEDVIHKSIPPIVELEEALRDGVTLAEVVEALNPDRRYRIFQHPRLQYRHSDNIAIFFRYLDEVELPDLFRFELIDLYEKKNIPKVIYCIHALSWLLFRKGIVDFRIGNLVGQLEFEHHELEAMQKGLDKLGVTMPSFGNMSADFGVPEPEPEPEETEEERIERELRENEESIVDMQAQIRGALLRVKLGETMQTLWDEEEWLIDLQSRIRGDFTRQIMDYRLQMKRFAIQLQSSARGFLARRRLDRRDQILEALEPDILELQTMIRANKARNQVNREQQHLRSFGPQWKKLQAFARGFRARQDDMALRSELNKHSPAIEQLQALARGLCVRQNDQALRTELGQHAPAVERLQAFARGLRARKDDKTLRAELKKHTTGVEQLQAFVRAAAVRRDVADTLDALKENEPAFIGLQGLIRAMLERQRVAAILEQLEEQESQVTALQGNVRGFLYRQQHQAFLDELESHTPKIIDLQSILRAMMERARVEDIMAELEQEEECIVAFQTAARGFIVRARFEEKKRFYNENMQKVIKIQSFVRAKVQGEAYKSLTTGKNPPVNAVKNFVHLLNDSDFDFNEEIEFERIRKTVVQQVRQNEMLENYIDQLDIKIALLVKNKITLDEVVRHQHNYGGNSMHFIANSSMSSANQFDLKALNKSSRKKLESYQQLFFNLQTQPQYLARLFKRIREQGTAEKECKRIELLMMSLFGYAQKRREEYYLLKLIARSIREEIVSARDVQDFIRGNFFWSKLLNNYTRSPRDRKYLRDLLGPLIRDNIVEDPALDLESDPMQIYRSAINNTELATGRPDQRPLDVPREVAIRDPETRRLFIDHLRDLREICDQFFLALEDFLHKMPYGLRFVCNQIFENLRQQFKREPPENLLQVVSSWLWRFYLQPAVVAPENVGVIEKALSPLQKRNLSEVAKVISQIASGRPFGGENVYLQPLNAFVAESVERLHQITSDLIAVPDAERTFDIDEFNDLYAKNKPTLYIKMTDVFSIHNLVAAELQTMCPNRDDVLREIMHDLGSAKNNENEMNAAGSSDIHMFLTPKLHDVDDPEADVKALFMETKRCVLYIIRVQTGANLLEILVKPISPEDDHKWRMLLRDEFSVGSNTRGAYSDANMIDVTRMTYQELKRTALENIMRLEKLGRITKHNYYQDVLNAIALDIRTKSRRRVQRQRELEGVRMTLSNLHEKAKYLEQQRKSYDDYIESAMATLQNKKGRKKFLLPFTKQYNHQRELERSGRVPKFGSYKYSARALSEKGVLVSWSGINDFEKINMTISCDEVGVFSLEGSRGHIQIPGASALVPIEDLLQAQFEAHQFMTLFEGSLKLNVNLLLHLLYKKFYRTQ from the exons ATGTCGTCCCGTACTCATTACTTtcaaactcaacaccaatctccAAGCCAATCGCAATCGCAATCGCAAccacaatctcatcagcatctgcGACCTCTCCGCCAGTCGCTTACAATCGACTTcgcctccaactccaacatcTCGCCCTCTATCCTCAACCGCTTCCCCTCGACAACGTCATCCTCCGCTTCATCGGGCTACTCCCACGCCTCAGACCACAGCCTCAATAGTCAATATACGTCCGCCTCTAGTTCAGCTGGTTACGGAACTACAGTGCATGGCCACAAGCGAGCGCAGAGCGATGTCAGGGCAAGAGCAAAGACTTttgaagctggggaaaaTATGACCTCAAAGAAAGCCCCCGAAAATATCTATAGCTCAGCTCGGCATTCTCTTCGTCCACTCCCACAGGCTCCAGCATCCACGCCTCCTTCAACGCCTCCCCATGCAGTTCCTCGCCATGATCGCGGTAAGAGCGTCGATATTGGCAAACTGTCAATGGCGCACATTGATGGCCACTCGTCGCCAACAaaaacatcaacctcaccaatCAAGACGTCGCCAGTAAAAACGTCATCGCCTTCTCGCCCGCTACCGATGCGACCAAATTCTATGCTGCTCACTCGATCCGACTCGTTTCTGCCACCAGAAGCCACCCAAGCTCCTTCATCACCCCATCATTTGCATAGCACGCACATAGCTCGGGATGAGTTGGAAGGACTGGGCAAGTCTTCCACGAGTCAATTAAGGACACTTTCGCGTCTCGTATCGTCTGACTCACCTGAAGACTTTACCATTACCTCACCAGCGCAAGAAGTTGTTGGCTTGCGCGGTCGACGAAGATTGCAACGAGCTGATAGGAGCAATGGCGGCCAAAGCCAGAAGTCCACTGGCTACAGTTGGGAAGGGCGCAACTGGATGGACAAACAGCGCCAGTTCCTTCAAGCCTACGAATACCTTTGCCATAttggtgaagccaaggaaTGGATTGAGGATGTCATCCATAAATCTATACCTCccattgttgagcttgaggaggcgCTCCGTGACGGTGTCACGCTTGCAGAAGTGGTCGAAGCTCTAAACCCAGATCGGCGTTACCGAATCTTCCAACACCCCAGGCTCCAATATCGACACTCCGACAATATTGCTATATTCTTCCGATACCttgacgaggttgagctgCCCGACTTGTTCCGTTTCGAGCTGATTGATCTATACGAGAAAAAGAACATTCCCAAGGTCATCTACTGTATTCACGCTCTGAGTTGGCTTCTATTCCGCAAGGGTATAGTCGACTTCAGGATAGGCAACCTCGTCGGTCAGCTTGAATTCGAACATCATGAACTGGAAGCTATGCAGAAGGGTCTTGATAAGCTCGGCGTTACAATGCCTAGTTTCGGAAATATGAGTGCTGACTTTGGTGTTCCTGAGCCCGAGCCTGAACCAGaagagactgaggaggaaaggATCGAAAGGGAGTTGAGGGAGAACGAAGAGTCCATCGTTGATATGCAAGCACAAATCCGAGGTGCTCTTCTTCGTGTTAAGCTTGGTGAGACTATGCAGACCCTCtgggatgaggaggagtGGTTAATAGACCTCCAATCTCGCATCCGAGGAGACTTTACACGACAAATTATGGACTATCGACTGCAGATGAAGCGCTTTGCTATCCAACTGCAGAGCTCAGCACGTGGATTCCTGGCACGACGAAGGTTGGATCGACGCGACCAGATCCTGGAAGCGCTCGAGCCCGATATTTTGGAGTTGCAAACCATGATCAGGGCCAACAAGGCTCGAAACCAG GTCAACCgcgagcagcagcatctACGCTCCTTTGGACCCCAATGGAAGAAGCTACAGGCCTTTGCCCGTGGATTCCGCGCTCGCCAGGACGACATGGCTCTAAGATCTGAGCTCAACAAGCATAGCCCCGCGATTGAGCAGCTCCAGGCTCTTGCTCGCGGACTGTGTGTTCGCCAGAATGATCAGGCACTACGAACTGAACTTGGCCAACACGCCCCAGCAGTAGAACGACTTCAAGCTTTTGCCCGTGGACTCCGCGCTCGCAAAGACGACAAGACATTAAGAGCTGAGCTCAAAAAGCACACGACTGGTGTTGAGCAACTTCAAGCCTTTGTTCGCGCCGCTGCTGTGAGGAGAGATGTTGCCGATACTCTCGATGCTCTTAAGGAGAACGAACCTGCATTCATTGGCCTTCAAGGTCTTATTAGGGCCATGCTTGAGCGCCAAAGAGTTGCAGCCATCCTTGAACAGctcgaggagcaagaatcTCAGGTCACAGCCCTCCAGGGCAACGTTCGGGGATTCCTGTACCGCCAGCAGCACCAGGCGTtcctcgacgagcttgaATCTCATACCCCTAAGATCATTGATCTCCAGAGCATCCTaagagccatgatggagcgTGCTAGAGTTGAGGATATTATGGCTGAATTGgagcaagaggaggaatgtATCGTTGCCTTCCAGACCGCAGCCCGAGGTTTCATCGTAAGGGCTCgatttgaggagaagaagcgttTCTACAACGAGAACATGCAaaaggtcatcaagatccagagTTTTGTCCGTGCCAAGGTTCAAGGCGAGGCTTACAAGAGCTTGACCACTGGAAAGAACCCTCCAGTCAACGCCGTCAAGAACTTTGTCCATCTTCTTAACGACAGcgactttgacttcaacGAAGAAATCGAGTTTGAACGTATCCGCAAGACAGTCGTTCAACAAGTCCGACAGAATGAGATGCTGGAGAACTACATCGATCAACTTGATATTAAGATTGCCCTTCtggtcaagaacaagattaCACTCGACGAAGTCGTGAGGCATCAACACAACTATGGAGGCAACTCAATGCacttcatcgccaacagcTCCATGTCTTCTGCCAACCAGTTTGATCTCAAAGCACTCAACAAGAGCTCGCGCAAGAAGCTCGAATCCTACCAGCAACTCTTCTTCAATTTGCAAACACAGCCACAGTACCTCGCTCGTCTGTTCAAGCGCATTCGTGAGCAAGGaacagctgagaaggagtGCAAGCGCattgagttgttgatgatgagcctctTCGGTTATGCCCAGAAGCGACGAGAGGAGTACTATCTGCTCAAGTTGATCGCTCGATCAATTCGCGAGGAGATCGTCAGTGCGCGAGATGTTCAGGACTTCATCCGcggcaacttcttctggtctaagcttctcaacaactacACTCGCTCACCAAGAGATCGCAAGTACcttcgagatcttcttggtcCTCTCATCAGAGACAACATCGTGGAAGATcctgctcttgatcttgagagtGATCCCATGCAAATCTACCGATCGGCCATCAACAATACTGAGTTGGCCACCGGTCGACCTGATCAAAGGCCACTCGATGTTCCTCGAGAAGTTGCTATTCGCGACCCCGAGACTCGCcgcctcttcatcgaccACTTGCGTGATCTTCGAGAGATCTGCGACCaattcttcctcgccctTGAGGACTTCCTGCACAAGATGCCTTATGGTCTTCGATTTGTCTGCAACCAGATCTTCGAGAATCTACGACAGCAATTCAAGCGGGAACCCCCAGAGAACCTTCTGCAAGTTGTCTCTAGCTGGCTTTGGCGCTTCTACTTGCAACCAGCAGTTGTTGCTCCTGAGAATGTCGGTGTCATTGAGAAGGCACTGAGCCCTCTACAAAAGCGAAACCTCAGCGAGGTCGCCAAGGTCATCAGCCAAATCGCTTCTGGCCGACCATTCGGCGGTGAGAACGTGTACCTACAACCCCTGAACGCTTTTGTTGCAGAGTCTGTTGAGCGCCTGCACCAAATCACCAGCGACCTGATCGCAGTGCCCGATGCCGAGAGAACATTTGACATTGATGAGTTCAACGACCTTtacgccaagaacaagccaacATTATACATCAAGATGACCGACGTCTTCTCCATTCACAACCTGGTGGCCGCTGAGCTTCAGACAATGTGCCCCAACCGTGACGACGTCCTGCGGGAAATCATGCACGATCTCGGCAGTGCTAAGAACAACGAGAACGAGATGAACGCTGCGGGCTCTTCAGATATCCACATGTTCTTGACACCCAAGCTCCACGATGTCGACGACCCTGAGGCTGATGTCAAGGCACTCTTTATGGAGACCAAGCGATGCGTGCTGTATATTATTCGTGTGCAGACTGGTGCCAATCTCCTGGAAATTCTCGTCAAGCCTATTTCACCAGAGGATGACCACAAGTGGCGCATGCTCCTTCGCGACGAGTTCTCCGTTGGCAGCAACACTCGTGGAGCCTACTCTGATGCCAACATGATCGACGTAACACGCATGACATACCAGGAGCTCAAGCGCACAGCTCTAGAGAACATCATGcgacttgagaagctgggacGCATCACCAAGCACAACTACTACCAGGATGTCCTTAACGCCATTGCACTCGATATTCGAACAAAGAGCCGCAGAAGGGTCCAGCGACAGCGGGAGTTGGAAGGTGTGCGCATGACATTGAGCAACTTGCATGAGAAGGCCAAGTACCTCGAGCAGCAGCGCAAGAGTTACGATGACTACATTGAGTCAGCAATGGCGACCCttcagaacaagaaggg CCGCAAGAAGTTCCTGCTACCCTTCACCAAGCAATACAACCACCAGCGTGAACTGGAACGTAGCGGCCGTGTACCCAAGTTCGGCAGTTACAAGTACAGCGCGCGTGCTCTCTCCGAGAAAGGTGTCTTGGTGTCATGGAGTGGCATCAacgactttgagaagatcaacatgACTATCTCATGTGACGAAGTAGGTgtcttcagccttgaggGTTCGCGAGGACACATCCAGATCCCCGGAGCCAGTGCTCTGGTGCCCATTGAGGACCTCTTGCAGGCTCAGTTCGAGGCGCATCAGTTCATGACTCTGTTCGAGGGCAGTCTCAAACTCAACGTTaatctgctgctgcatctcCTCTACAAGAAGTTCTATAGAACTCAGTAA